A genomic window from Scophthalmus maximus strain ysfricsl-2021 chromosome 17, ASM2237912v1, whole genome shotgun sequence includes:
- the cacng3b gene encoding voltage-dependent calcium channel gamma-3 subunit: MKMLMCDRGVQMLVTTVGAFAAFSLMTIAVGTDYWLYSRGVCRTKNSGDNDTSRKNEEVMTHSGLWRTCCLEGTFRGVCKKIDHFPEDADYEADAAEYLLRAVRASSIFPIMSVGLLFLGGLCVAASEFYRSRHNVILSAGIFFVSAGLSNIIGIIVYISANSGDPGQSDSKKSYSYGWSFYFGALSFIMAEMVGVLAVHMFIEKHRKQRAKSRTELIKKSAFSRIPSYRYRFRRRSSVRSSEAPSRDASPLGKGGYTGPAASEMPMYTLNPREAGNAGTKPGVMGGLLNSEREFLQSSTLTKDYSKDPNRRTTPV, encoded by the exons ATGAAGATGCTGATGTGTGACCGCGGCGTCCAGATGCTCGTGACGACGGTGGGCGCGTTCGCCGCCTTCAGCCTCATGACCATCGCCGTCGGCACCGACTACTGGCTGTACTCGCGCGGGGTCTGCCGCACGAAGAACAGCGGCGACAACGACACGAGCCGCAAGAACGAGGAGGTGATGACGCACTCCGGCCTCTGGCGGACCTGCTGTCTGGAAG GAACATTCCGAGGAGTGTGTAAGAAGATCGATCACTTCCCAGAGGATGCCGACTACGAAGCGGATGCTGCTGAATACCTCCTCC gggctGTGCGTGCCTCCAGTATCTTCCCCATCATGAGTGTGGGTCTGCTGTTCCTGGGGGGCCTCTGTGTGGCCGCCAGTGAGTTTTACCGGAGCCGACACAACGTCATCCTCAGTGCAGGAATCTTCTTTGTCTCCGCAG gcCTCAGTAACATCATTGGAATTATTGTCTACATATCAGCCAACTCGGGCGACCCGGGTCAGAGCGACAGCAAGAAGTCCTACTCCTACGGCTGGTCCTTCTACTTTGGCGCCCTCTCCTTCATCATGGCAGAAATGGTCGGCGTGCTGGCTGTGCACATGTTCATTGAGAAGCACCGCAAGCAGCGGGCCAAGTCCCGCACCGAGCTCATCAAGAAATCCGCCTTCAGCCGCATCCCCTCCTACCGCTACCGCTTCCGGCGCCGCTCCAGCGTACGTTCCTCCGAGGCCCCCAGCCGCGACGCCTCACCCCTGGGGAAAGGTGGCTACACGGGGCCTGCTGCCTCCGAGATGCCCATGTACACGCTGAACCCGCGCGAGGCGGGCAACGCCGGCACCAAACCAGGCGTCATGGGCGGGCTGCTCAACTCAGAGAGGGAGTTCCTCCAGAGCAGCACACTCACTAAAGACTACAGCAAGGACCCCAACCGCAGGACCACGCCTGTCTGA